In Arthrobacter ramosus, one DNA window encodes the following:
- a CDS encoding NAD-glutamate dehydrogenase, with protein sequence MSPGIEPADHALGGTAPGAPDRFLTDYYEHVADDDVRDYTTDALLERARYHRSLAERRAPGQAVIGVLNEADASLVAIVTEDMPYLVPSVTAEIARDNASIRLLVHPIFTVTRDPATHRLIDVRRGPLRTGLPSGVEPSASVTPMDHDDGGPLTEAWIAVEISRLPDETSAEHLVERLQTVLDDVRAAAEDAAAIHQELANEVRGLDGLTQAAPAAREVQELLRWLDDGNFVFLGYRGRKGLGLLRNVAVTASEGGSSAVSLLTLTKSTLRSTVLRRAYLDEISLGGADGIGERTFVGLFAPSSASRSALQIPVIRDTVDEVLRTFGYAPASHRGKELLAVVEAYPRDELFHIDARQLAEHARDILRLQERHSTRLFLRPDSHNRFMTALVFLPRQRYSTAVRLNIERELREAFVSDAIEFELRLGESAMARVFFRVLLPREGAPVVVDPAVLEQRIIAATRSWAEGLDEALRARFPADEAARLSRQWATAFPASYKADYEVEDAVQDVVRFESFPPPEADPPDGDTADPLLTVYKRPGTAVLAEDARIRLYLTRPQSLSQILPLFHNLGLRVLDQRPFDVQRADGRSFFLYDLGLVYPRGVDPVGTGDLLAASFCAAMRGDAESDAFDALVIREGIDWRRTAILRAYAKYLRQLGSTNSYGFIADTLRENVRATHALLSLFEAKFDPDRFEPDLFDPELREPTPAEPTPTGQIPAGSDLFETDRGKYSSRTQATNAARKELAEAIDAVPVLDADRLLRSLASLVEATLRTNFYLNKPYLSFKLNPSSIAAAPAPRPQFEIWVYSPRVEGVHLRFGPIARGGLRWSDRREDFRTEVLGLVKAQTVKNAVIVPTGAKGGFYPKQLPDPAEDRAAWLAEGQESYRIFVRGLLDITDNLVAEPDGGSHGRIVPPQRTVPPQRVVPRARVVRHDGDDYYLVVAADKGTATFSDIANSLAAEYGFWLGDAFASGGSAGYDHKQMGITARGAWESVRHHFSELLIDSRAEDFTVVGVGDMSGDVFGNGMLLSNHIKLVAAFDHRHIFLDPTPDPATSFAERKRLFKLPRSSWADYNPAKLSPGGGVFSRTDKSISITEPVRLALGLDEGTTAMSPPELLRAVLMAPVDLLYNGGIGTYVKASSETHAEVGDKSNDAIRVDAAQVRTRIIAEGGNLGITQRGRIEAALAGILVNTDAIDNSAGVDCSDHEVNIKIFLDRMIAAGKMSPDERTKFLHSLQDEVGRLVLKTNVDQNVLLLNDKQLVLEWSPSFERTMDWLESATDLDRQLECLPTTEEIHARVGTGVGLTSPELAVLAAYAKIELARELTEGGLADDPWFSQTLREYFPRQLSERFGDDLSTHPLRRQIVATVVANDMINLGGIAFAFRAMEETTVSAAAVARGFVVMRRIWDFDSVTEAIARVPASIPREHGCAVALDMRRLLDRSTRWYVTHDFRDKPIADAFARLERPMSLMRANFTRFLHGINLQHSLTRLAHSDSVGLPHELGLRASELLVSYGLLDISAIAEELQEPVEDVAEVYFAVFERISAIPLLEHITLLPRDTHWEALARAALRDDMYLVLADMTKAVVRHTPRSSEAVADPVARIEDWERGNIEQLARIQDTIKEAIKPGPVDIAALSVAVKLLRAMVRR encoded by the coding sequence ATGTCACCCGGAATCGAGCCCGCGGACCACGCCTTGGGAGGCACTGCCCCCGGCGCCCCGGACCGATTCCTGACCGACTACTACGAGCACGTGGCCGATGATGATGTCCGCGACTACACCACGGATGCACTCCTGGAGCGTGCGCGGTACCACCGCTCATTGGCGGAACGGCGGGCTCCCGGGCAAGCAGTGATCGGCGTCCTGAACGAGGCCGACGCCAGCCTCGTAGCTATTGTCACCGAGGACATGCCCTACCTGGTCCCGTCGGTCACCGCGGAAATCGCCAGGGACAACGCCTCCATCCGGCTCCTGGTCCACCCCATTTTTACAGTCACCCGGGATCCAGCCACCCATCGCCTGATCGACGTCCGCCGCGGTCCCCTGCGGACGGGACTGCCGTCCGGCGTCGAACCTTCCGCCTCGGTCACCCCTATGGACCACGACGACGGCGGGCCGCTCACGGAGGCTTGGATCGCCGTCGAGATCTCCCGGCTTCCAGACGAAACGAGTGCCGAACACCTCGTTGAACGGCTGCAGACCGTCCTTGACGATGTCCGGGCCGCCGCAGAAGACGCGGCTGCCATCCATCAGGAACTTGCCAACGAGGTCAGGGGCTTGGACGGGCTCACGCAAGCCGCCCCCGCGGCGCGGGAGGTCCAGGAGTTGCTGCGCTGGCTGGACGACGGGAATTTCGTCTTCCTCGGCTACCGCGGCCGGAAGGGTCTCGGCCTGCTCAGGAATGTGGCGGTCACCGCGTCCGAAGGCGGGTCGTCCGCGGTGTCCCTCCTGACACTCACCAAATCGACGCTCCGCTCGACGGTGCTTCGGCGCGCCTACCTCGACGAAATCAGCCTCGGCGGGGCTGATGGAATCGGGGAGCGCACCTTCGTTGGCCTTTTCGCTCCCAGCTCGGCGTCCCGCTCGGCGCTCCAGATTCCCGTCATCCGGGACACCGTGGACGAGGTGCTGCGCACGTTCGGCTACGCGCCCGCATCACACCGAGGCAAGGAACTCCTGGCGGTGGTGGAGGCCTATCCGCGCGACGAACTCTTCCACATCGACGCACGGCAGTTGGCGGAGCACGCGCGGGACATCCTGCGCCTCCAAGAACGGCACAGCACACGGTTGTTCCTTCGCCCGGACTCGCACAACCGCTTCATGACAGCCCTGGTCTTCCTGCCGCGGCAACGCTACAGCACGGCCGTCCGGCTCAACATTGAACGCGAACTTCGCGAGGCCTTCGTCTCCGACGCCATCGAGTTCGAGCTCCGCCTGGGCGAATCCGCCATGGCCCGCGTGTTCTTCCGGGTTCTGTTGCCACGCGAGGGGGCGCCCGTCGTCGTCGACCCTGCGGTACTGGAGCAGCGGATCATCGCCGCCACAAGGTCCTGGGCCGAAGGCCTGGACGAAGCCCTGCGGGCGAGGTTCCCCGCGGACGAGGCCGCCCGGCTGTCCCGGCAATGGGCCACCGCCTTTCCGGCCAGCTACAAAGCAGACTACGAGGTGGAAGACGCGGTTCAGGACGTCGTCCGGTTCGAGAGTTTCCCGCCCCCGGAAGCGGACCCGCCCGACGGCGACACCGCGGACCCGCTGCTCACTGTCTACAAGCGCCCGGGAACTGCCGTCCTCGCTGAGGATGCGCGGATTCGGCTCTATTTGACCCGCCCGCAGAGCCTGAGCCAGATTTTGCCGCTCTTCCACAACCTGGGCCTGCGCGTGCTGGACCAGCGACCGTTCGATGTGCAGCGTGCCGACGGGCGGTCCTTTTTCCTTTACGACCTCGGCCTCGTGTATCCGCGCGGAGTTGATCCCGTGGGAACCGGCGATCTGCTGGCCGCTTCGTTCTGTGCCGCGATGCGGGGAGATGCGGAGTCCGACGCCTTCGATGCCTTGGTCATCCGGGAGGGGATCGACTGGCGGCGGACAGCCATCCTGCGCGCGTATGCGAAGTACCTTCGGCAGTTGGGGAGCACCAATTCCTACGGGTTCATCGCGGATACCCTCCGTGAGAATGTGCGTGCAACCCACGCTTTGCTTTCGCTCTTCGAGGCGAAGTTCGATCCGGACCGGTTCGAACCCGATCTGTTCGATCCTGAACTGCGCGAGCCGACGCCTGCTGAGCCGACGCCGACTGGGCAGATTCCGGCTGGAAGCGATCTGTTCGAAACGGACCGCGGCAAGTACAGCTCGCGGACACAAGCCACGAACGCCGCCCGCAAGGAACTGGCGGAAGCGATCGACGCCGTACCCGTCCTCGACGCTGACCGCCTGTTGCGTTCTCTGGCGAGCCTTGTGGAGGCAACCCTCCGCACCAACTTCTACCTCAACAAGCCGTATTTGAGTTTCAAGCTCAATCCTTCCTCCATCGCCGCCGCACCGGCACCCCGGCCACAGTTCGAAATCTGGGTCTACTCGCCGCGGGTGGAAGGCGTCCACTTGCGTTTCGGCCCGATTGCCCGCGGAGGCTTGCGCTGGTCCGACCGTCGTGAGGACTTCCGCACGGAAGTCCTGGGACTCGTGAAAGCCCAAACGGTGAAAAACGCCGTCATCGTTCCCACCGGAGCCAAGGGAGGTTTCTACCCCAAACAGCTCCCGGACCCGGCCGAAGACCGCGCGGCGTGGCTGGCCGAGGGACAGGAAAGCTACCGGATCTTCGTTCGCGGACTACTGGACATCACGGACAACCTGGTTGCCGAACCCGACGGCGGTTCGCACGGCCGCATCGTTCCGCCGCAACGCACTGTTCCACCGCAGCGCGTGGTTCCGCGGGCCCGCGTTGTGAGGCACGACGGCGACGACTACTACCTCGTGGTCGCCGCGGACAAGGGCACGGCCACGTTCTCCGACATCGCCAACTCCCTGGCCGCAGAGTATGGATTCTGGCTGGGCGATGCGTTCGCGTCCGGCGGTTCGGCGGGTTATGACCACAAGCAGATGGGCATCACGGCCCGAGGTGCCTGGGAGTCCGTGCGGCACCATTTCAGCGAACTGCTCATCGACTCCCGGGCCGAGGATTTCACCGTGGTGGGCGTCGGCGACATGAGCGGCGATGTGTTCGGCAACGGCATGCTGCTCTCGAACCACATCAAGCTGGTGGCAGCCTTCGATCACCGGCACATCTTCCTGGATCCCACCCCTGACCCAGCCACTTCCTTCGCCGAGCGGAAACGGCTCTTCAAGCTACCCCGCTCGTCCTGGGCCGACTACAACCCCGCGAAGCTCAGTCCGGGCGGAGGGGTGTTCTCCCGGACCGATAAGTCAATCAGCATCACCGAACCGGTCCGCCTCGCCTTGGGATTGGATGAGGGCACGACGGCGATGAGCCCGCCTGAGCTGCTCAGGGCCGTCCTCATGGCCCCCGTCGACCTGCTCTACAACGGCGGAATCGGCACCTACGTCAAGGCCTCCAGCGAGACGCATGCCGAGGTCGGAGACAAGTCAAACGATGCCATCAGGGTGGACGCCGCCCAAGTGCGTACCCGGATCATCGCTGAGGGCGGTAATCTCGGCATCACCCAACGCGGCAGGATCGAGGCTGCTCTGGCCGGAATCCTCGTGAACACCGATGCCATCGACAATTCCGCCGGCGTCGACTGCTCAGACCACGAGGTAAACATCAAGATCTTCCTGGACCGGATGATCGCCGCGGGCAAGATGTCCCCGGATGAAAGAACGAAATTCCTGCACTCGCTCCAGGACGAGGTGGGGCGGCTCGTGCTGAAAACCAACGTTGACCAAAACGTCCTCCTCCTCAATGACAAACAGCTGGTCCTTGAGTGGAGCCCGAGCTTCGAACGGACCATGGACTGGCTCGAATCAGCCACGGACCTGGACCGGCAGCTCGAATGCCTCCCGACTACGGAGGAAATCCACGCCCGCGTGGGGACCGGAGTCGGACTGACCTCGCCCGAGCTGGCTGTGCTGGCGGCTTATGCCAAGATCGAGCTCGCCCGGGAACTGACGGAGGGCGGGCTCGCGGACGATCCGTGGTTCTCGCAAACGCTGCGCGAGTATTTCCCCCGCCAACTTTCGGAACGGTTCGGCGATGACCTCTCCACGCATCCCTTGCGCCGCCAAATCGTCGCCACGGTGGTGGCCAACGACATGATCAACCTCGGCGGCATAGCGTTTGCATTCCGCGCCATGGAGGAAACCACGGTTTCGGCGGCCGCGGTGGCGCGTGGATTCGTGGTCATGCGCCGAATCTGGGATTTCGATTCGGTCACTGAAGCCATCGCCCGGGTGCCGGCAAGCATCCCGCGCGAGCACGGATGCGCCGTGGCACTGGACATGCGCCGCCTCCTCGACCGGTCCACCCGTTGGTACGTCACCCACGATTTCCGGGACAAGCCCATTGCCGACGCCTTCGCGCGGCTCGAACGGCCCATGTCGCTGATGCGGGCAAATTTCACGCGCTTCCTGCACGGGATCAACCTGCAACACTCGTTGACGCGCCTTGCCCATTCGGATTCGGTGGGCTTGCCACACGAACTGGGCCTTCGAGCCTCCGAACTCCTCGTCAGCTACGGCCTTTTGGACATTTCCGCGATTGCCGAGGAATTGCAGGAGCCCGTTGAGGACGTGGCGGAGGTCTACTTCGCCGTGTTCGAACGGATCTCGGCTATCCCCCTGTTGGAACACATCACGCTGTTGCCGCGGGACACCCACTGGGAGGCCTTGGCCCGGGCAGCCCTCCGTGACGACATGTACCTGGTCCTTGCCGACATGACCAAGGCCGTGGTCCGGCACACTCCCCGCTCCTCCGAGGCAGTCGCCGACCCCGTAGCGAGGATCGAGGATTGGGAACGCGGAAACATCGAACAACTCGCCCGCATCCAGGACACCATCAAGGAAGCCATCAAGCCCGGCCCGGTAGACATCGCGGCACTCTCCGTGGCCGTGAAGCTGCTGCGCGCCATGGTCCGCCGGTGA
- the hutH gene encoding histidine ammonia-lyase codes for MTTITHEPLTVTLGSSGVTPEEVVAVARYDAKVTISQEALDTVAKVRAHIDGLAHSEVPAYGVSTGFGALANRHIPNELRTQLQKSLIRSHAAGMGPAVEREVVRGIMFLRAKTLASGRTGVRPVVLQTMVDVLNAGITPVVREFGSLGCSGDLAPLSHCALVLMGEGEATGPDGELYGAAGKKPVGELLAVHGIEPVVLAEKEGLALVNGTEGMLGMLLMAIADLHLLLTTADITAALSVEALLGTDQVFLPELHAALRPHPGQAASADNMLRVLSNSPIVASHRVNDTKVQDAYSLRCAPQVAGAVRDTVTHAELVASRELAAAIDNPVVLPDGRVSSNGNFHGAPVAYVLDFLAIAVADLSSIAERRTDRMLDPARSHGLPAFLADDPGVDSGLMIAQYTQAGLVSDNKRLAVPASVDSIPSSAMQEDHVSMGWHAARKLRKAIENLRRVLAVELVTSARALDIRTKLSGGELTPGPAGTAVIEVLRGVVDGPGTDRFLSPELEAADRLVGAGDVRAAAESAVGILA; via the coding sequence ATGACAACCATTACCCACGAACCGCTGACCGTCACCCTCGGCTCCAGCGGAGTCACGCCGGAGGAGGTCGTCGCCGTCGCACGCTACGACGCCAAGGTGACCATCTCCCAGGAAGCCCTGGACACGGTCGCCAAGGTCCGCGCCCACATCGACGGCCTCGCCCACAGCGAAGTTCCGGCGTACGGCGTCTCCACAGGCTTCGGTGCCCTGGCCAACCGCCACATCCCCAACGAACTCCGCACCCAGTTGCAGAAGTCGCTCATCCGCAGCCACGCCGCCGGCATGGGCCCTGCAGTGGAGCGCGAAGTGGTCCGCGGCATCATGTTCCTGCGCGCCAAGACCCTGGCCTCGGGCCGCACGGGCGTACGCCCCGTGGTCCTGCAGACCATGGTGGACGTCCTCAACGCGGGCATCACCCCCGTTGTCCGTGAATTCGGCTCCTTGGGTTGCTCGGGCGACCTCGCCCCGCTGTCCCACTGCGCCCTGGTCCTGATGGGCGAAGGCGAAGCCACCGGGCCCGACGGCGAGCTGTACGGCGCCGCCGGAAAGAAGCCGGTTGGCGAGCTCCTCGCCGTGCACGGCATCGAGCCGGTCGTCCTCGCGGAAAAGGAAGGCCTTGCCCTCGTCAACGGCACCGAAGGCATGCTCGGCATGCTCCTGATGGCCATCGCCGACCTGCACTTGCTGCTCACGACGGCGGACATCACCGCTGCGCTCAGCGTCGAGGCGCTGCTCGGCACTGACCAGGTGTTCCTGCCGGAGCTGCATGCGGCCCTGCGTCCCCACCCGGGCCAGGCCGCAAGCGCGGACAACATGCTGCGCGTGCTTTCCAACTCGCCGATCGTTGCTTCGCACCGCGTCAATGACACCAAGGTCCAGGACGCGTACTCGCTCCGCTGCGCACCCCAGGTTGCGGGCGCGGTCCGCGATACCGTGACGCACGCTGAACTCGTGGCCTCCCGCGAGTTGGCTGCAGCCATCGACAACCCCGTGGTGCTCCCGGACGGCCGCGTGTCCTCCAACGGCAACTTCCATGGTGCCCCGGTGGCCTACGTGCTGGACTTCCTGGCCATCGCCGTGGCGGACCTGTCCTCCATCGCAGAGCGCCGCACGGACCGCATGCTGGACCCGGCCCGCTCACACGGACTCCCGGCCTTCCTTGCCGACGATCCCGGCGTGGACTCGGGCCTCATGATCGCCCAGTACACCCAGGCCGGACTCGTCTCGGACAACAAGCGATTGGCCGTCCCGGCGTCGGTTGACTCCATCCCGAGCTCCGCCATGCAGGAAGACCACGTCTCCATGGGTTGGCACGCTGCCCGCAAGCTACGCAAGGCCATCGAGAACCTGCGCCGCGTCCTGGCTGTGGAACTCGTCACGAGCGCCCGTGCCCTCGACATCCGCACCAAACTGTCCGGCGGCGAACTCACTCCGGGGCCAGCTGGCACCGCCGTGATCGAGGTGCTGCGCGGCGTCGTCGACGGCCCCGGAACTGACCGTTTCCTCTCACCTGAGCTGGAAGCCGCGGACCGTCTTGTAGGCGCTGGCGACGTGCGAGCGGCCGCCGAATCCGCCGTCGGAATTCTCGCCTGA
- a CDS encoding urocanate hydratase has protein sequence MAPADFTTGARPVRAARGTELTAKSWQTEAPLRMLMNNLDPEVAERPDDLVVYGGTGRAARSWAAFDAITRTLETLEKDETLLVQSGKPVGVFRTNEWAPRVLLANSNLVGDWATWPEFRRLEAEGLMMYGQMTAGSWIYIGTQGILQGTYETFAAVGNKLRAEGRLAAAAEGSAEGPLAGTLTLTGGCGGMGGAQPLAVTLNDGACLIVDVDESRLRRRVGKRYLDEVETDLDAAIAKVQAAKDERRGWSVGYVGNAAEVFPELLARHRAGEISIDVVTDQTSAHDPLSYLPEGITVAEWHTEAGADPEGFTKKAQASMAKHVQAMVEFQDAGAEVFDYGNSIRDEARKGGYDRAFEFPGFVPAYIRPLFCEGLGPFRWVALSGDPEDIAVTDKAIKELFPENTHLHKWLDAAQERVEFEGLPARICWLGYGERAKAGLLFNQLVAEGKVKAPIVIGRDHLDSGSVASPYRETESMKDGSDAIADWPLLNALTAASSGATWVSIHHGGGVGIGRSIHTGQVSVADGTELAARKLERLLTNDPGMGVIRHADAGYDRAIEVAHERGVRIPMEETR, from the coding sequence ATGGCACCCGCCGATTTCACTACCGGAGCCCGTCCTGTCCGGGCCGCCCGCGGCACCGAGCTGACCGCCAAGAGCTGGCAGACCGAAGCGCCGTTGCGCATGTTGATGAACAACCTGGACCCGGAGGTCGCCGAGCGCCCGGATGATCTGGTCGTGTACGGCGGCACGGGCCGGGCCGCCCGGTCCTGGGCCGCGTTCGACGCGATCACCCGGACCCTGGAGACCCTGGAGAAGGACGAAACCCTGCTGGTCCAGTCGGGCAAGCCCGTCGGGGTGTTCCGCACGAACGAATGGGCGCCGCGGGTGTTGCTGGCCAACTCGAACCTCGTGGGTGACTGGGCGACGTGGCCCGAGTTCCGCCGCCTCGAGGCCGAGGGCCTGATGATGTACGGGCAGATGACCGCCGGGTCCTGGATCTACATCGGCACCCAGGGCATCCTGCAGGGCACCTACGAGACCTTCGCCGCGGTCGGGAACAAACTCCGGGCCGAAGGCCGCCTGGCAGCCGCCGCGGAAGGTTCCGCGGAGGGGCCGTTGGCCGGGACGCTGACCCTGACCGGCGGGTGCGGGGGCATGGGCGGGGCGCAGCCTTTGGCCGTGACCCTGAACGATGGGGCCTGCCTGATCGTGGACGTGGACGAGTCCCGGCTGCGCCGCCGCGTCGGCAAACGCTACCTGGACGAGGTCGAAACCGACCTGGACGCCGCGATCGCCAAGGTCCAGGCCGCCAAGGACGAGCGCCGCGGCTGGTCCGTCGGCTATGTCGGCAACGCCGCCGAGGTGTTCCCGGAACTGCTGGCCCGCCACCGGGCCGGGGAAATCAGCATCGACGTCGTGACCGACCAGACCTCCGCGCACGACCCGTTGTCCTACCTGCCCGAGGGCATCACCGTGGCCGAGTGGCACACCGAGGCCGGAGCCGACCCGGAAGGGTTCACGAAGAAGGCCCAGGCCTCCATGGCCAAGCACGTCCAGGCCATGGTCGAGTTCCAGGACGCCGGCGCCGAGGTCTTCGACTACGGCAACTCCATCCGCGACGAAGCCCGCAAGGGCGGCTACGACCGGGCCTTCGAGTTCCCCGGCTTCGTCCCGGCCTACATCCGGCCGCTGTTCTGCGAGGGCCTGGGCCCGTTCCGCTGGGTCGCGCTTTCCGGTGACCCCGAAGACATCGCCGTGACCGACAAGGCCATCAAGGAACTCTTCCCGGAGAACACCCACCTGCACAAATGGCTCGACGCGGCACAGGAACGGGTCGAATTCGAAGGCCTCCCGGCGAGGATCTGCTGGCTGGGCTACGGCGAACGCGCCAAGGCCGGGCTGCTCTTCAACCAGCTCGTGGCCGAAGGCAAGGTCAAGGCCCCCATCGTGATCGGCCGGGACCACCTGGACTCCGGCTCCGTGGCCTCCCCCTACCGGGAAACCGAGTCCATGAAGGACGGCTCCGACGCGATCGCCGACTGGCCCCTGCTGAACGCCCTGACCGCCGCCTCCTCCGGCGCCACCTGGGTCTCCATCCACCACGGCGGCGGCGTGGGCATCGGCCGCTCCATCCACACCGGACAGGTCTCCGTCGCCGACGGCACCGAGCTCGCCGCCCGGAAACTCGAACGCCTCCTCACCAACGACCCCGGCATGGGCGTCATCCGCCACGCCGACGCCGGCTACGACCGCGCCATCGAAGTCGCCCACGAACGCGGCGTCCGCATCCCCATGGAAGAAACCCGCTAA
- a CDS encoding IclR family transcriptional regulator → MTIQPSTQGRAASKVPAAENTLRILKLLASRRGPMAASNIATALGLPRSSVYHLLGVMEANGFVLHLHEEQRYGLGISAFELSSAYSRQEPLSRLGRPMLAALVDAIGESAHLAVLHGRDVLYIVEERAKNRPSLVTDVGVRLPSHLTASGRAILAALPKSQVRALYPNAAAFTARHEMESPIMKYSALSSHLDQVRQRGYATEHGEVTPGFGSVAAAVTDHLGWPTAAVAVTFLEDKVPVEEWPALAARIQKTADELSIRIHGRPS, encoded by the coding sequence ATGACCATACAGCCGTCCACTCAAGGCCGGGCCGCTTCCAAGGTCCCGGCCGCCGAGAACACCCTACGCATCCTGAAGTTGCTTGCTTCCCGGCGTGGCCCGATGGCAGCGTCCAACATCGCCACGGCGCTGGGCCTGCCACGGTCCAGTGTCTATCACCTGCTCGGCGTCATGGAGGCCAACGGCTTCGTCCTGCACCTTCATGAGGAGCAGCGCTACGGGCTGGGCATCAGTGCCTTTGAACTCAGTTCGGCGTACTCGCGGCAAGAGCCCTTGTCGCGGCTCGGCCGGCCCATGCTTGCCGCCCTTGTGGATGCGATCGGCGAGAGCGCACACTTGGCCGTCCTGCACGGCCGCGATGTGCTCTACATCGTGGAGGAGAGGGCCAAGAACCGCCCGTCCCTCGTGACCGACGTCGGGGTCCGGCTTCCCAGCCACCTCACCGCCAGCGGGCGCGCGATCCTGGCCGCACTGCCGAAATCGCAGGTCAGGGCCCTGTACCCGAATGCTGCCGCCTTTACGGCCCGGCACGAGATGGAATCGCCCATCATGAAGTACTCGGCCCTGTCCTCGCACTTGGACCAGGTCCGGCAGCGCGGCTACGCCACCGAACACGGCGAAGTCACGCCAGGCTTCGGCTCGGTGGCCGCCGCCGTCACCGACCATCTGGGATGGCCGACGGCGGCAGTCGCCGTGACATTCCTCGAGGACAAGGTGCCGGTTGAGGAATGGCCCGCACTGGCCGCCCGAATCCAGAAAACAGCGGACGAATTGTCGATCCGCATCCACGGCCGCCCCTCCTAA
- a CDS encoding amino acid permease: protein MQQAPTAVRTPAAKVVEGAVTTVLSRGLNVRHIRFMALGSAIGTGLFYGSASAIQKAGPSVLFAYMIGGAAVFMVMRALGEMAVRHPVSGSFGQYASRYLGPLAGFITGWTYVFEMAIVAIADVTAFSIYMGFWFPQVDRWIWVLAIILVLGAMNLLSVKVFGELEFWFSLIKVVAIIAMIAGGAAIIVFGFHSGNGGAAPGLGNLVDHGGLFPNGFGGLLASFAVVMFAFGGIETIGITAGEAADPKKVIPQAVNTVPVRVLLFYVLTLGVLMSLFPWNEIGNNGSPFVQIFSGLGIPAAPHILNAVVITSALSAINSDIFGAGRILFGLSQQGHAPRSFGKISRHGVPWMTVVLMGGILLVGVVLNAVIPEDVFLVIASIATFATVWVWVMILASHVAMKREIKRKGLPASEFASPWWPAASVLTIAFMALVIVILGVFEDTRVALYVGAVWLGLLVLAYKLWVRGGGRVRAELVDETASIPVVADRYYRKPPTTAARH from the coding sequence ATGCAGCAAGCCCCAACAGCCGTCAGGACGCCAGCCGCCAAAGTCGTCGAAGGCGCGGTAACCACCGTTCTCAGCCGTGGCCTCAATGTCCGCCACATCCGCTTCATGGCCCTCGGTTCGGCCATCGGGACAGGCCTCTTCTACGGTTCCGCGTCTGCGATCCAAAAGGCCGGCCCGTCGGTTCTCTTCGCATACATGATCGGTGGCGCCGCCGTCTTCATGGTGATGCGTGCCCTCGGCGAAATGGCCGTCCGCCACCCCGTCTCCGGCTCGTTCGGCCAGTACGCCAGCCGCTACCTCGGACCGCTGGCAGGGTTCATCACCGGGTGGACCTACGTCTTCGAAATGGCCATCGTGGCGATCGCGGACGTGACGGCGTTCAGTATCTACATGGGCTTCTGGTTCCCACAGGTGGACCGATGGATCTGGGTCCTGGCGATCATCCTCGTCCTTGGCGCCATGAACCTCCTCAGCGTGAAGGTCTTCGGGGAACTTGAGTTTTGGTTCTCGCTCATCAAGGTCGTGGCGATCATCGCCATGATTGCGGGCGGCGCTGCGATCATCGTGTTCGGCTTCCACTCCGGCAATGGCGGCGCGGCACCGGGGCTGGGGAACCTCGTTGACCACGGCGGCCTGTTCCCGAACGGTTTCGGCGGGCTCTTGGCCTCGTTCGCCGTCGTCATGTTCGCCTTCGGCGGGATCGAAACGATCGGCATCACCGCAGGCGAAGCCGCCGACCCCAAGAAAGTCATTCCGCAGGCCGTCAACACTGTCCCGGTGCGCGTACTGCTGTTCTACGTCCTGACGCTCGGCGTGCTTATGAGTTTGTTCCCCTGGAATGAAATCGGGAACAACGGCAGCCCGTTTGTGCAGATCTTCAGCGGCCTCGGCATCCCCGCGGCGCCCCACATCCTCAACGCCGTGGTCATCACCTCTGCACTGTCAGCCATCAACAGCGACATTTTCGGCGCCGGACGCATCCTCTTCGGGCTTTCCCAGCAAGGACATGCTCCGAGGAGTTTCGGCAAGATCTCAAGGCACGGTGTTCCCTGGATGACCGTGGTCCTCATGGGCGGCATCCTGCTTGTGGGCGTTGTGCTCAACGCGGTAATCCCCGAGGACGTGTTCCTCGTGATCGCGTCCATCGCCACCTTCGCGACAGTGTGGGTGTGGGTCATGATCCTCGCCTCGCACGTCGCCATGAAGCGCGAGATCAAGCGCAAGGGGCTCCCGGCGTCGGAATTCGCGTCGCCGTGGTGGCCGGCGGCATCCGTGTTGACCATCGCCTTCATGGCCTTGGTGATCGTCATCCTTGGCGTCTTCGAGGACACCCGCGTGGCTTTGTACGTAGGCGCCGTGTGGCTCGGACTGCTGGTGCTGGCCTACAAGCTGTGGGTTCGAGGTGGCGGCCGGGTGCGCGCCGAGCTCGTCGACGAAACAGCCTCGATCCCCGTGGTCGCCGACCGCTACTATCGGAAACCCCCGACGACGGCGGCCCGCCACTAA